GCTAATGTGCCGACATCTTCAGCGGTAAGTTGGGCGACTTGGCGGTCTAAATCGGGTAGTGCTGTCCAAGACTCTTCGGGAAAAATTGAAGGTTCTGTTTTTTGGCTTTCTTCTTCGAGTAATTCGATAAACCGACAAACGATTTTTTGGGCTTCTGTAGTCATTTTCAGAGGTTGTTAGGTTTTTGTAAGGGTTTAGGCAGAGAAACCGGGTTTCTATAAATATCTTTCTTGTAGCAGAAACTCGGTTTCTGGATGGGGGCGTTAGGCTTCGGCAGAGAAACCGGGTTTCTATAAATATCTTTCTTGTAGAAGAAACCCTGTAGCAGAAACCCGGTTTCTGGGTTGGGGGCGGTATTTTTAATCTAGCGTCCAATGGGACAAAAGGCGGCCCAATATTCAGGACGGGCGAAGGGTTGATGTTTCTCGTACAGTCGCAAGCGGCGGGTATAGTCTTTTAAGATTTCTGGATCGAGTTTTAATTGATCGCGCAACCAGGCGATAAAGTCTTCTCGCGAAACTTCTCGCATCCAGGTTTGGGCGGCTTGGAGGGCGAGGGCAATAGAGGGGTTTTTGGGGTTGTTGAGTTCTTGGTAGAAGCGAATCATTAAAAAGGCGGTGGCGAAGTCATCGACGCGCCAGAGGCTACTAACTACGGTACTGCTTCCAGCATAGAGAAAGCCGCTGGCTAGTCCGATGTATTCATCGGTGAGGGCGGTATCAACTAACCCGGTTTCGCAGGCGGAGAGGGTGACGAGACGACAATAGGGTAAGTCGAGGTTTGCGAAGATTTCGCTGAGGGTGAGGCCTTGGGTGGCGGTGTCGAAACGACGGCCATCGCGGAGGGTGACGTATCGGTTGTCGGCTTCTGGGGTTGCGGGTTTTGGAGTTGGGGGAGTGGTTTCGCCAGCGAGAACTAAGGCGGAGTTGAGGGGGAAACGGGAGTTAAAAACGCCGTGACAGGAAAAATGGGCGTAGTGGCTGCGACGGAGTTCGGCGAGGGTTTTGGGTTTGTTGAGGGTGGTTTTGGTGGCTTGGCGGCGTTTAAGGATGTGGAGGTGGGGGTTGAAGGTTCGGGAGATGATTTCGACTTCTATTTCGGTGTAGTGCAAGTCTTCGGTGGGGTTTTGGATGGCGAAGAGGGGTTGAGTGTTTGAGTTAGCAAGGGGTTGGCGTTGGTGGAGGCGTTCGAGGAATTGGCTGCTGGGGGCGTATTGTACGCCGTTGGCGAATAAGTTCATCAAACAGCCTGTTTGAGTTTCGCTGTTGGGGTGTTGGCGGGTTCCGGTGAGGGCGTGGAGGGGGATGAGGTGTAATTTTTGGTGGGGAATGAGGATGAGTTTTTGGATGTGGGGCGGAAGGTTGGCAAGGATGGTGTTGAGTTGCAGGGTTTCGGAAAGGGTGGCGAGGCGCTGGCTGAGGGCTTCGCGCCAGGTATCTTTGCGGTAGTCGCTGAGGTAGGTGTTGAGGTTGGTGTCGAGTTGTTGGCGTTGTTCGGGGGAGAAGGCGAGGGGTTGGATGTGAATTTGCGATGGGGAAGTCAGGGTGACGAGGAAAACCTGAAAGCCGCTTTCGGGGTTGGGGGGGAGATACCACTCAATTAGGGCGGTTTGGGGGTTGAGGAGTTGGGTAAAGTCGGGGAGTTGGGGGTTGACTTTTTGGGTGAGGGTGAAGTCTGGATCGTTGATTTCTATCAGGAGTTCGTTGAGTTGCTGTTGCAGGGTTTGTAGGACGGTTTTCAGGGGAGTGCTGGGGGAGGTTGCGGTTGGGGAAGGGCTTTGGCGGGTGCTGCTGTCGGTTTCGGTTTCGGGTTCGGGGCCGAGGGGTTCTGCTTGGTCGAGTTGTTGTTGCAGGGCGGAAATTTGGTTACGGAGTCCTTTGAGGCGTTGTTTTTGGTCGTTGGTGGCGTTTTTGGGTTCAAGCTTGGCGTTGTCGAGGAGTTCTATTAAGGTGCGAGATTTGCTGCGTTCGATGGTGAGGAGGGCGAGGTCGTAGCGTTCGGCTTGGATGCAGGCTTGCACCATTTTTTCGTAGAGGGGGAGGGCATCTTCTAGGATTTGGCGCTTGCGACGCGGAGAAGTTGCCCATTCCCGGCTTTGTTCTACTGCGGAAATGGCTCTCTCGTAGCCGTAGAGGGTGTTTTCCCAGTCTTGGAGTTCAAACGCGAGGTTGCCGAGGTTGCGTCCTGCTGTAAGGCAGGTTAGAGGGAAAGCAGAAGGAGTATAGATTTCTAAAGCTTGTCGATAACACTCGATCGCCAATTCCAAATTCTCCGCCCGGTCCCCCCGGATACGATCGCTGTAGGCAGTTGCCAAGTTGTTTTGCGTCCTTGCCCATTGTTCGGGAAAAGCTTCGCGGGTGTAAACTTGCAAGGCTTGCTGGCAGGAAGCGATCGCCAATTCTAAATTCTCGACCCGATCCCCCCCGATACGATCCCTGTAGGCAAGTGCCAAGTTGTTTTGCGTCATTGCCCATTTTTCGGGAAACGCCTCGTGGGTGTAAATTTGCAACGCTAGCTGGTAGGAAGCGATCGCCAACTCCAAATTCTCGGCCCGGTTCCCCCGGATGCGGTTGCTGTAGGCATTTGCCAAGTTATTTTGCGTTCCTGCCCAATCTTGGGGAAACGCCTGGCGGGTGTAAACTTGCAAGGCTTGCTGGCAGGAAGCGATCGCCAATTCTAAATTCTCGGCCCGGTCCCCCCGGATGCGATCGCGGTAGGCATTTCCCAAGTTATTTTGCGTCATTGCCCATTGTTTGGGAAACGCCTGGCGGGTGCAAACTTGCAACGCTTGCTGGTAGGAAGCGATCGCCTCTTCCAAATTCTCGGCCCGGTCCCCCCGGATGCGGCACAAGTAGGCATTTGCCAAGTTGTTTTGCGTCCCTGCCCAATCTTGGGGAAATGCCTGGCGGGTGTAAACTTGCAACGCTTGCTGGTATAGGGCGATCGCCAATTCTAAATTCTCGGCCCGGTTTCCCCGGATACGATCGCTGTAGGCATTTGCCAAGTTGTTTCGCGTCATTGCCCAATCTTGGGGAAACGCCTGGTGGGTGCGAACTTGCAACGCTTGCTGGTATAGGGCGATCGCCAATTCTAAATTCTCGGCCCTGTCCCCCTGGATGCGATCGCGGTAGGCATTTGCCAAGTTGTTTTGCATCGTTGCCCAATCTTGGGGAAACCCTTGGCGGGTGTAAACTTGCAACGCTTCCTTGTAAGAGGCGATCGCAATTTCAAGATTATTCGCCCGACTACCTAACGGAAACTGACACAGAGCAATAGCAAGACTGTTCAGTCTTACTGCCAAAACTTGATTTCTCTCAGAATTATTAGGGTCAAGTTCAGACTCAAACCACCGTTTTAGAATCTCTGCAAACATCAAATCGAGTTTATCTTGATGTTGTGCTAGGAGAGGATAAACTACCTTTGGATCGTTGTTGCTTTTAGTGATTGCCTGCAACACTTCCATTAAAAACCTGAAATATTCTTCTGGTGTGGCATTGGATTGAGTTCCGGAGTTAGTCGTCCTGTTCAGATATTCGGCTAACGGTTGCGCCAGATCCAGCAGAAAACCCGCTTCGTTTTCTCTCCCTACACTTTGAAGCTGTTGCGCTACCTGAACTAGCACCTGTACCAAACCCTCATCAACAAGTTTTGAGTGCTGGTTCAGGATTCGGTTTGCTTCCCCACTAGGACATCTCAGCAATTCTTGAATCAAATCCCCATAAGCTTGCAGGCGTTGTTCGTCCATTGGGGCAACTTCTCCGTATTTCCCTCTTCTGTTTTAACCCAAATAGGACGAGGCGAAGAAACCAGACTTCGCTGAAAACGGTTCAGTTACTCACTAGATAGCTAAGTAGAACCCAGTTTTGGGTCGAGGCATGTCAATTCTGCTACTGCACCACCGAAAAACCGCGTCGGCTAGATTTTCCTTGATTCACTTCCACCTGAAAGCGCACAGAATCGGTTTTTTCCCCTTGCTTGACCTGCAACGTCCAACTTCCCGGACGCATCGGCCAAAATAAAGAAGCCGCCGTTTGGGTGGCAATTTTTTCGCCATTTAACCACCATTCCACGGGTTCAGTCCCAGGATTTGCCAGTTTCAATTCTAGTTTTGCAGACTCATTAGGATTCACCACAAAATAATCATCCGGCTGAGGGGAAACAATCCGCAATTGGTTGACCGTTAGGCTAGGTTGTGCTTGAGTTGCCAGCCATTCATTGTATTCCGCCGATAGGGAAAAATCCCCCCCTTGCTGATAGCTTGCCACATCCTCAAGGGCAAAATATTCTTGCACCACCGCAGAAGGACAATCTGCCGTGGGGCGTTGACCCGTCACCGCACAAATCGGTAAACTCACTAAACGCCCAGACATTCGCCAAGGCGTGGGTTCCTGTGTGGCGTGTAACCTTAGCATAATCCGATTCCACAACGGGGCAGCCCCCGTCACCCCGGAAACCTGGCGCATTGGTTCCCCGTTGAAATTCCCCACCCAGGTTGCTACGGTGTAATCGGACGTAAACCCCACCGTCCATGTATCGCGATAATCGGAAGAAGTCCCCGTCTTCACCGCCGCCGGGAAGGGTAAACTTAACACAGAATCGACGCCAAAAGCGGCCGCACGGGCATAGCGATCGCTTAACATATCTGTAACCAGTTGCCAGGTTTCCACCCGACCTAGGGGTTCCCCCTCTTCGGGAGTCGTATCGCCAAAATGGGTGACAATGGGTTGAGATTGTCCCTGTCTCGCCAGCCGCAAATACGCGCCAGCCAACTCCCACAGGCTAACCTCGCCACTCCCCAACGCTAACCCTAAACCGTAATGTTCTGGCGCTTGGTTGAGTTGCTTAAACCCCAGTTGATGCAAGCGTTCTAGAAATAGGGGAACTGTGACTTTCTCTAAAACTTTCACCGCCGGAACATTCAGGGAATTGGCTAAGGCGACTCTCACCCGCACCGGCCCTAAAAAGGTTTCGCTATAATCAACGGGGCTGTAGAGTTGCGCCCCTGGTATGGCGTAGTGGGTGGGAACATCAGCTAGGATAGTATTCGGTTGAATGATGCCTTTTTCTAACGCCAGTTCGTATAAAAATGGCTTTAAGCTAGAACCCGGTTGGCGCAAGGCTTGCACCCCATCATTGCGCCCCTGGTTGGCTTCGTTAAAATAATCGGGGGAACCCACATAGGCGAGAACTTCCCCAGTCTGATTATCAATGACGATCGCGGCGGCGTGGTTGACGTTATTGGCCCGCAACCCGTCGAGAACTTGCTTCACCTGGGTTTCGACAAATTCCTGCAAGGATAAATCTAGGGTGGTTCTCACCTGCGGTGCGGGTTCGCTGCCCAATTGCTGACTCAGCCATAATAGATAGTGGGGCGCTGCATATAACCCCCGCTGTTTGGGTTGCAGTTGGATGGCTTCCCGGTATGCTTTGTCTGCTTCTGTCTGGGTAATATAGCCATCTTCTACCATCCGGGTTAAGACGTACTGCTGGCGCTGTTTCAAGGCTTCCCACGCTTCGTAGGGATATAAGTCGGTGGGGTCGTTGGGTAGGGCGGCGAGGATGCTAGCCTGGGCTAAGTTTAAATCGGCGGCGGGTATGCCAAAGTAAGTCCGGGAAGCGGCTTCTACACCGTAAAGGTTGCCCCCCATCGGCAGGCGGTTAATATAGGCTTGGAGGATTTCGGTTCTGTTCATTCCGGCAAAAAGTCGCCAGGATAGCCAGACTTCCCCAACTTTATGATACAGGGTGCGGGGGGCAGGTTCGAGCATCCGCGCCAGTTGCATAGTAATAGTAGAAGCGCCGCTAACGATTTGTTTGGCTTGGGCGGCTTCGAGGAGGGCGCGGGCGATCGCTCTAGTATCTAATGCGCCATGCTGGTAGTATCGCTGATCCTCAGCGGCGATAATCGCGTTGAGGAAATGGGGGGAGATTTCGGCTAAGGGGACGATGGCGGTATGGTCGCTGTCGCGGGTGAGTAGGGTTCCCAAGGGGCGATAATGGCGATCGCTAAATTCAATCGCAAAGTCAGTCTGGGCAATATCTTGGGCGCGGATGGGGGCAAGGTATGGCAGCGATCGCACGGCAAGTCCCATCGTAATCAGGAGTAACCCTATTTTGATTCTAACATCTGAATGGGCAAATTGATAGCACTTTTTAAAGATTTTCATCGTTATTTAGAGAGGCAAGCATCACGCCGCTATCTTTAAACTAACGCCTACAATTCCGCCGATTCCGGATCGACCTTTTCAGCCGCAACTTGAAGTCAATCCGGTTATTCAATCCCTTGAATCTATCGCTCTAGCCTCGCGGCTTTTTAACTTAGCCCATTACTCTAGACGCATTCGCTGGATTTCTGAATTCAGTTAAGTTTTCCAAAGAACAGGAAATCATTTTTCCTGAGAAACCTGGAATCTCCCAATTAAGAATTGTAGACCTTTCCTGAATCGATCGGGGCGCGTTAGTTATCGCACAAATGAGTATGATAGGCGAATCCTTATGTTCAGCAAGTCCTGGATTTGGCGCAGGTTACGGTACCTTCTTTTAAGTTTACTGGTTGTCAGCGCGATCGCGGGTTGTCGTTTCTTCACCCTTACCCCTGGGAACCCACCCTTAGCCGAAGTCGCCGCACTTCCCCTTCCCCAACTTCCCAATTGGATAGAACAAATTAGTCCAACCGGGAAAGCCCAACCCTTAAACCAGATTCGGATTATCTTTAAAGAACCTTTAATTCCCCTAGAAAGCTTAGATAGTTCCGACCAACAGAAAATCTTAAATCAATTTGAAATTACCCCCGCCTTACCCGGAACCTTTCGCTTCCTAACGCCTCGGATGGTGGGTTTTCAAGCCGATAAAGCCATCCCCTTCGCCACGCGAGTTCAAGTCACCCTCAAAGCAGGCTTATCCGACTTAAGCAATCATCGCTTAGAAGAAGATTTAGCTTGGACGTTTAACACCGAACCCATCCAAATTTCTAACCTTCCAGGAAAAGAAGCTTACCCCGGCGCAGGCATTGAACCCATTAGCCTCAGACCCAACTTAAAATTCACCTCCAATGTTGAACTAGACCTCACCTCCCTCGAACAACACCTGCAACTGATTCCCCAGGACAAAAACCAGAAAATTCCCTTAAAAATTGAACTCGCCAAACCCGAAACTCAAACTCAAAATCCCGAAGCAGAATTCAACCCAGCCAGCCGTACCTGGGACTACGCCATTATCCCCCAGAAAAACTTAGAAAAAGCCACAAAATATCAACTCCAAATCTCCACAGGCGTCCGTCCGGCGAATGGCAACTTAGCCAGCGAAATTCCCTTCACTACTCAAGTCAATACCTATGCTCCCTTCGCCTTTGAAACGCTATCCTATTACGGACAACCCGACGCTGGAGGAACTTACGGACGCTTTACTCAAGGTAGCGCCCAACTCAAATTTAATAATCCCATTGATGCCAAGACTGCTGAAGCCAATATCAGCATTAGTCCGCCACCCAAAGATTTACCCAAACTCATTCAAGCTTACGACAACGATCGCTTAGTCAGTCTCAACCCTTGGGCGATGGAACCCAATACTAACTATACAATTACAGTTGGCGAAAATCTCAAAGATAAGTTTGGGCAAACCCTCAGTCAGCCTGCTAAAATTCAATATCAAACCAGCGATGTAGCTGGAAGCCTCTGGGTACCCACTGGGCTGAATATCTTCCCCACCGGACAAGATTTACAACTGAATATTGAAACGATCAACTTACCCGATGCCAATTACCAAGCTGAGTTTCGCGTCGTTCAACCCACCGACTTAGTTTATGTCGATTCTGCCTATCCCAGGGGCAATGGTTACGACTTACTTTCCTCGCCCAATCGTTGGCAAACATTTAGCGCCGCTAGCCCCAAGAATCAAATCCAAACTTCGCCTGTAAACCTGCGCCAACAACTGGGGGGCGAAACTGGATTGTTAGCCTATGGCGTCCAAGCCAAAACCAATTCTTATCTACAAGAAGGTCGCACTCAATGGCGAACGGCGACCTATTACGGCATGGTTGAGTTAACAAATTTGGGGGTCTTTGCTCAATGGTTTCCCGAAATGGGAATAGTGCGCGTGCATCGCTTGACGGATGGCTTACCCGTTAGCAATGCGGTGGTAGAAATCTATCAATCCAAAATCGAAGCTAGGGCATTTCCTCAGCCTACCCCTTGCGCGACGGGAAACACCAATGCGGCGGGAATGTTAGTCTTAAATCGCGAAAACTTACAACAATGTGCGGGTGGCGAACGGTTTGCAGAAGCGCCCAGTTTACTTGTGATTGC
This is a stretch of genomic DNA from Desertifilum tharense IPPAS B-1220. It encodes these proteins:
- a CDS encoding CHAT domain-containing protein; translation: MDEQRLQAYGDLIQELLRCPSGEANRILNQHSKLVDEGLVQVLVQVAQQLQSVGRENEAGFLLDLAQPLAEYLNRTTNSGTQSNATPEEYFRFLMEVLQAITKSNNDPKVVYPLLAQHQDKLDLMFAEILKRWFESELDPNNSERNQVLAVRLNSLAIALCQFPLGSRANNLEIAIASYKEALQVYTRQGFPQDWATMQNNLANAYRDRIQGDRAENLELAIALYQQALQVRTHQAFPQDWAMTRNNLANAYSDRIRGNRAENLELAIALYQQALQVYTRQAFPQDWAGTQNNLANAYLCRIRGDRAENLEEAIASYQQALQVCTRQAFPKQWAMTQNNLGNAYRDRIRGDRAENLELAIASCQQALQVYTRQAFPQDWAGTQNNLANAYSNRIRGNRAENLELAIASYQLALQIYTHEAFPEKWAMTQNNLALAYRDRIGGDRVENLELAIASCQQALQVYTREAFPEQWARTQNNLATAYSDRIRGDRAENLELAIECYRQALEIYTPSAFPLTCLTAGRNLGNLAFELQDWENTLYGYERAISAVEQSREWATSPRRKRQILEDALPLYEKMVQACIQAERYDLALLTIERSKSRTLIELLDNAKLEPKNATNDQKQRLKGLRNQISALQQQLDQAEPLGPEPETETDSSTRQSPSPTATSPSTPLKTVLQTLQQQLNELLIEINDPDFTLTQKVNPQLPDFTQLLNPQTALIEWYLPPNPESGFQVFLVTLTSPSQIHIQPLAFSPEQRQQLDTNLNTYLSDYRKDTWREALSQRLATLSETLQLNTILANLPPHIQKLILIPHQKLHLIPLHALTGTRQHPNSETQTGCLMNLFANGVQYAPSSQFLERLHQRQPLANSNTQPLFAIQNPTEDLHYTEIEVEIISRTFNPHLHILKRRQATKTTLNKPKTLAELRRSHYAHFSCHGVFNSRFPLNSALVLAGETTPPTPKPATPEADNRYVTLRDGRRFDTATQGLTLSEIFANLDLPYCRLVTLSACETGLVDTALTDEYIGLASGFLYAGSSTVVSSLWRVDDFATAFLMIRFYQELNNPKNPSIALALQAAQTWMREVSREDFIAWLRDQLKLDPEILKDYTRRLRLYEKHQPFARPEYWAAFCPIGR
- the pbpC gene encoding penicillin-binding protein 1C produces the protein MKIFKKCYQFAHSDVRIKIGLLLITMGLAVRSLPYLAPIRAQDIAQTDFAIEFSDRHYRPLGTLLTRDSDHTAIVPLAEISPHFLNAIIAAEDQRYYQHGALDTRAIARALLEAAQAKQIVSGASTITMQLARMLEPAPRTLYHKVGEVWLSWRLFAGMNRTEILQAYINRLPMGGNLYGVEAASRTYFGIPAADLNLAQASILAALPNDPTDLYPYEAWEALKQRQQYVLTRMVEDGYITQTEADKAYREAIQLQPKQRGLYAAPHYLLWLSQQLGSEPAPQVRTTLDLSLQEFVETQVKQVLDGLRANNVNHAAAIVIDNQTGEVLAYVGSPDYFNEANQGRNDGVQALRQPGSSLKPFLYELALEKGIIQPNTILADVPTHYAIPGAQLYSPVDYSETFLGPVRVRVALANSLNVPAVKVLEKVTVPLFLERLHQLGFKQLNQAPEHYGLGLALGSGEVSLWELAGAYLRLARQGQSQPIVTHFGDTTPEEGEPLGRVETWQLVTDMLSDRYARAAAFGVDSVLSLPFPAAVKTGTSSDYRDTWTVGFTSDYTVATWVGNFNGEPMRQVSGVTGAAPLWNRIMLRLHATQEPTPWRMSGRLVSLPICAVTGQRPTADCPSAVVQEYFALEDVASYQQGGDFSLSAEYNEWLATQAQPSLTVNQLRIVSPQPDDYFVVNPNESAKLELKLANPGTEPVEWWLNGEKIATQTAASLFWPMRPGSWTLQVKQGEKTDSVRFQVEVNQGKSSRRGFSVVQ